Proteins co-encoded in one Leptospira levettii genomic window:
- a CDS encoding sensor domain-containing diguanylate cyclase has translation MSFKENTDIVFEHYEKKIYDQKQLLEISRALNSTLDYKYLIDAILNICLAQLQTLHAAMYLEPEIDLGIFKLEPQSIKGFELSTDEQNYEIKIDSPLIHYFEEKPKAITMDQILQMEVLNKIPDIVYLRKMGAEILVPLNAKGKVNGLLVLGDKMTSEEFLEDEKEFMTTLANLAGIAVDNARLYELATVDMMTGLKIHHYFQTKLKEEMERCRKKGTKLSLLFTDVDKFKTFNDTYGHQAGDVVLIEVAKQLIGKAQRHHIPARYGGEEFCLVMPGATEEEAIAKGEEIRKAVEEMVVKNPNDGSDLKVTLSVGVSSFRATDRNNKDLIERADKALYQAKHSGRNRTICYKD, from the coding sequence TTGTCTTTTAAAGAAAACACTGATATCGTTTTTGAGCATTACGAAAAAAAAATCTACGACCAAAAACAACTACTGGAAATCTCCCGTGCATTAAATTCCACGTTAGACTATAAGTATTTAATTGATGCAATTCTTAACATCTGTTTGGCGCAGTTGCAGACCCTGCATGCCGCCATGTACCTTGAACCAGAAATTGACCTTGGAATTTTTAAATTAGAACCCCAATCCATCAAAGGATTTGAGTTAAGCACAGACGAACAAAACTACGAAATCAAAATCGATAGCCCACTCATCCATTATTTTGAAGAAAAACCGAAGGCCATCACAATGGACCAAATTTTGCAGATGGAAGTCCTAAACAAAATTCCTGATATTGTTTACCTTCGCAAAATGGGAGCAGAAATCCTTGTCCCTCTCAATGCAAAAGGTAAGGTCAACGGGTTACTTGTCCTTGGGGACAAAATGACTTCCGAAGAATTTTTGGAAGATGAAAAAGAATTTATGACAACCCTTGCAAACCTCGCAGGGATTGCAGTGGACAATGCAAGGCTTTATGAACTTGCCACCGTCGATATGATGACGGGTTTAAAAATCCATCACTACTTCCAAACCAAACTCAAAGAAGAGATGGAACGTTGTCGTAAAAAAGGCACCAAACTATCCCTACTTTTTACGGATGTGGACAAATTCAAAACGTTCAATGATACCTATGGCCACCAAGCTGGGGATGTTGTCCTCATCGAAGTGGCAAAACAACTCATTGGGAAAGCACAACGCCATCATATCCCCGCACGGTATGGTGGAGAAGAGTTTTGCCTCGTGATGCCTGGCGCCACAGAAGAGGAGGCCATTGCCAAAGGGGAAGAAATCCGAAAAGCAGTGGAAGAAATGGTAGTCAAAAATCCAAACGATGGTTCTGACTTAAAAGTCACACTTTCTGTTGGGGTTTCTAGTTTTCGTGCCACTGACAGAAACAATAAAGATCTGATTGAACGTGCGGACAAAGCCCTGTACCAAGCCAAACATTCTGGAAGAAACCGCACAATTTGTTATAAAGATTAG
- a CDS encoding pyrroline-5-carboxylate reductase family protein gives MVHTPFKTVGMVGLGKMGGAIAKALVAQGTKLFAFDPNLKQSPIEGVSLVSTLDALEKEAGLFVIAVKPNLVEPVLGEFTKPAIFVSIAAGISYGQLVKSTPKGSTCVRVMPNLPLVSNRGAMGYYCEEEAVSHTERLFYGMGETIRISKESLMDVVTGLSGSGPAYVLTFLQAMAEAGLQEGLSYEESLGLAMETIEGTLVYFRELRSKDHTLHPMEVRNWVTSPGGTTIHGLDALERGGFSTAVRDAVRRATERSKELGKG, from the coding sequence ATGGTACACACTCCGTTTAAAACAGTTGGGATGGTTGGACTTGGGAAAATGGGAGGAGCCATTGCCAAAGCACTTGTGGCCCAAGGAACAAAACTTTTTGCATTTGATCCAAACCTCAAACAATCTCCCATCGAAGGTGTTAGTTTGGTTTCCACTTTGGATGCATTAGAAAAGGAAGCAGGTTTGTTTGTGATCGCAGTGAAACCAAATCTAGTAGAACCAGTCCTAGGAGAATTTACGAAACCTGCGATTTTTGTTTCCATTGCAGCAGGTATTTCTTATGGACAGTTGGTGAAATCCACTCCTAAAGGATCCACTTGTGTACGAGTGATGCCAAATTTACCACTTGTGTCCAATCGAGGTGCGATGGGGTATTATTGTGAAGAGGAAGCGGTGTCCCATACCGAACGACTATTTTATGGAATGGGGGAGACAATTCGTATCAGCAAGGAATCTCTGATGGATGTTGTCACTGGATTGTCAGGATCTGGTCCTGCCTATGTGCTTACGTTTTTGCAAGCCATGGCAGAAGCAGGCTTACAAGAGGGACTCAGTTATGAGGAATCCTTGGGTCTTGCCATGGAGACCATCGAAGGAACTCTTGTGTATTTCCGTGAGTTACGTTCCAAAGACCACACACTTCATCCTATGGAAGTGCGCAATTGGGTGACTTCCCCAGGAGGGACTACCATTCATGGACTAGATGCTTTGGAACGAGGCGGTTTTTCTACCGCAGTTCGGGATGCTGTCAGAAGAGCAACAGAGAGAAGTAAAGAATTGGGAAAGGGATGA
- a CDS encoding YggS family pyridoxal phosphate-dependent enzyme: MSDYISVYQSIQHEMNSLSQGNPPTLIAVSKTKPYEVVKEAYLQGIREFGENYIPEAIDKFTRLREEFPESESNVNVHHIGPVQSGTLRKLFGIFSYTHGVGSFSSLSELLKRAEKEKKKIRYFLQTNLTNENTKHGFSLETILTNKDELSKYQNEYCIWEGFMGMGPSSGDPNQTKEVFTNLAKLREEHFPEKKLSMGMSGDYGLAVELGSNFVRIGSKIFGERDYGTHSV; this comes from the coding sequence GTGTCTGATTACATTTCAGTTTACCAGTCCATCCAACACGAAATGAATTCCCTTTCCCAAGGGAATCCTCCAACCCTCATCGCAGTTTCCAAAACCAAACCCTATGAAGTTGTGAAGGAAGCATACCTCCAAGGGATTCGAGAATTTGGAGAAAACTATATACCGGAAGCAATTGATAAGTTCACTCGGTTGCGAGAAGAATTTCCAGAGTCAGAATCGAATGTCAATGTCCATCATATAGGACCCGTTCAATCTGGAACCTTACGTAAGTTATTCGGTATATTTTCTTATACACATGGTGTGGGATCTTTTTCAAGTTTGAGTGAACTTTTAAAACGAGCTGAAAAAGAGAAAAAGAAAATTCGTTATTTTTTACAAACAAACCTGACAAATGAAAATACCAAACATGGTTTTAGTTTAGAAACGATTCTAACAAACAAAGATGAGTTATCCAAATACCAGAACGAGTATTGTATTTGGGAAGGGTTTATGGGAATGGGACCTTCTTCGGGAGATCCCAACCAAACAAAAGAGGTTTTTACAAATTTAGCTAAGTTACGTGAAGAACATTTTCCAGAAAAAAAACTTTCGATGGGTATGAGTGGGGATTATGGATTAGCGGTGGAACTTGGATCTAACTTTGTTCGGATTGGATCAAAAATATTTGGAGAAAGGGATTATGGTACACACTCCGTTTAA